In the genome of Vicia villosa cultivar HV-30 ecotype Madison, WI linkage group LG7, Vvil1.0, whole genome shotgun sequence, one region contains:
- the LOC131617338 gene encoding probable terpene synthase 2, whose translation MSSVTYSTHPDAKSDLQRNLADFHPNVWGEYFLQYASESIEIDQNIGAQIETLKDEVRKMLLSKTENQLLKVNLIDSICRLGVSYHFEHEIDEVLQHIHKTCVENEEIILEDNLYFIAVLFRVLRQQGFHVSSNVFTKFKDEQGNFSKKLVTDVEGMLSLYEASHMMIHEEDILEEAMTFTSTNLESIATQLNPSLAAQVKYTLKQALHKNLPRLEARRYISIYEQNPLHSEILLTLAKLDFNMLQTLHQKEFGNICKWWIGMDVPRKFSFARDRIVECCFWILSVYYEPQFSQARKIMTKLIAMLSIIDDTFDAYGTIDELELFAKTIERWDIKNLDDLPEYMKLIYRTVLKNLEEIEQNMTKEGRLFTLKYYIKEFQIIVDAFMTEARWFNNNYVPTTEEYLNISKISSAQSLLITCSYIGMGDIATENIFKWVSDKPKMVNAVATLCRLMDEIVSSEFEHKRGHVCSLLDCIMKQNEMSREAAIEECRERIANTWKDINEECLNPTEVPMPFLTRAINLSRFMDVVYKDKDNYTHSEGSMKSYIKLVLVDPIPI comes from the exons ATGTCTTCTGTTACTTACTCTACCCATCCTGATGCTAAGTCTGACTTGCAAAGAAATCTTGCTGATTTTCACCCTAACGTTTGGGGAGAATATTTCCTTCAATATGCTTCTGAATCTATT GAAATTGATCAGAATATTGGAGCACAGATTGAAACATTAAAAGATGAAGTGAGGAAGATGCTTCTCTCAAAAACTGAAAATCAATTGCTAAAAGTCAATTTGATTGATTCAATATGTCGTTTGGGTGTGAGCTATCATTTTGAACATGAGATTGACGAAGTTTTGCAACATATTCATAAGACTTGTGTTGAAAATGAAGAAATAATTCTTGAAGACAATCTCTACTTTATTGCTGTGCTATTTAGGGTCTTGAGGCAACAAGGATTTCATGTTTCCTCAA ATGTGTTCACCAAATTCAAGGACGAGCAAGGAAACTTTAGTAAAAAACTTGTCACCGATGTTGAAGGGATGTTAAGCTTGTATGAAGCGTCACATATGATGATTCACGAAGAGGACATTTTAGAAGAAGCAATGACTTTCACTTCCACCAACTTAGAATCCATTGCCACCCAATTAAACCCTTCTCTTGCAGCACAAGTCAAATATACTTTAAAGCAGGCTCTTCACAAGAACTTGCCTAGGCTAGAGGCACGACGCTACATTTCTATCTATGAACAAAATCCTTTACATAGTGAAATTTTACTCACTTTGGCAAAACTAGATTTTAATATGCTTCAAACCTTACATCAAAAAGAATTTGGTAACATTTGCAA GTGGTGGATTGGAATGGATGTTCCTAGAAAATTCTCTTTTGCACGAGATAGGATTGTGGAATGCTGCTTTTGGATTTTATCAGTATATTATGAACCCCAATTTTCTCAAGCAAGGAAAATAATGACAAAATTAATTGCCATGTTATCGATAATCGACGATACTTTTGATGCATACGGAACTATTGATGAACTAGAACTTTTTGCCAAGACAATTGAGAG GTGGGATATCAAGAACTTGGATGATCTTCCAGAATATATGAAATTAATTTATAGAACGGTCTTGAAGAATTTGGAAGAAATAGAACAAAATATGACTAAAGAAGGGAGACTCTTTACCCttaaatactacataaaagaa TTCCAAATAATAGTCGATGCATTTATGACTGAAGCAAGATGGTTCAACAATAATTATGTACCAACAACAGAAGAGTATTTGAACATTTCAAAAATATCAAGCGCTCAATCATTATTGATAACATGTTCTTACATTGGCATGGGAGACATAGCCACAGAAAACATTTTCAAATGGGTATCAGATAAACCAAAAATGGTGAATGCGGTTGCTACTCTTTGTAGGCTAATGGATGAAATTGTATCTAGTGAG TTTGAACATAAAAGAGGACACGTTTGTTCATTGTTGGATTGCATTATGAAGCAAAATGAGATGTCTAGGGAAGCTGCTATTGAAGAATGTAGAGAGAGAATTGCAAATACTTGGAAAGATATAAATGAGGAGTGTCTTAATCCAACTGAAGTTCCAATGCCTTTTTTAAC